A genomic window from Nicotiana sylvestris chromosome 11, ASM39365v2, whole genome shotgun sequence includes:
- the LOC104246955 gene encoding protein CHLOROPLAST IMPORT APPARATUS 2-like — MSCLTGGGRATYKLDLEIIKSPSNSWTSQSSSPSSTLSESSNSPIAISNRKPRTPRKRPNQTYNEAAALLSTAYPKIFNTKHLTKPCKFTKPHYPFSYESSELVVPYQIVENSGFLLHPPLLEKPNCPIEQRLMSSCDKPCQSPGEIDSKGSSSLDVCDEFQEDFDAESILDEEIEESVNIDSIMGKLNVESELLKETNFSFSYSNSSHHHNFGTCYGFPIGLGFENGCHQYDFGMRNGVRPLRNVDDGDWWRYPSVNVIDITPKFKPPVEKKKKKVEKLVELRGSEPSSTKDNSIIKRTNKDNSSQSIKEEVDVPKPKSALLLKLNYDTVLNAWSDKESPFSDDMPGSEAAGNDVQARLAQIDLFSENGGMREASVLRYKEKRRTRLFSKKIRYQVRKVNADRRPRMKGRFVKSPNSPERELG, encoded by the exons ATGTCTTGTTTAACTGGAGGTGGAAGGGCAACTTATAAATTGGATTTAGAGATTATAAAATCTCCATCTAATTCATGGACTTCACAATCATCTTCACCTTCTTCAACTCTTTCAGAATCTAGCAATTCTCCTATTGCAATTTCCAATAGAAAACCTCGAACTCCTCGAAAAAGGCCTAATCAAACATACAATGAAGCTGCAGCTCTTTTATCCACAGcctatcctaaaatattcaacacaAAACACCTCACTAAGCCTTGCAAATTCACTAAGCCACACTATCCCTTCTCATATGAATCCTCAGAGTTGGTTGTGCCTTACCAAATCGTCGAAAATTCGGGTTTTTTACTCCATCCTCCTTTGCTAGAAAAACCCAATTGCCCAATTGAGCAAAGGTTAATGAGTTCTTGTGACAAACCATGCCAAAGTCCAGGAGAAATTGATTCCAAAGGGAGTAGTTCTTTAGATGTTTGTGATGAATTTCAAGAAGATTTTGATGCAGAGTCTATTTTGGATGAGGAAATTGAAGAGAGTGTCAATATTGATAGTATTATGGGGAAGTTAAATGTGGAGAGTGAATTATTGAAAGAGACCAATTTTAGTTTTAGTTATAGCAATAGCAGCCACCATCACAATTTTGGTACATGTTATGGTTTTCCAATAGGACTAGGATTTGAAAATGGATGCCACCAATATGATTTTGGCATGAGAAATGGGGTGCGACCATTGAGAAATGTCGATGACGGAGATTGGTGGAGGTATCCTAGTGTAAATGTCATCGACATTACACCGAAATTCAAACCGCCggtagaaaaaaagaaaaagaaagtagaGAAACTAGTGGAGTTGAGGGGCTCGGAACCATCATCAACAAAGGATAATTCGATTATTAAGAGGACGAACAAGGACAATTCAAGTCaatcaatcaaagaagaggtaGATGTTCCAAAACCAAAATCGGCGTTGCTCCTAAAATTGAACTACGACACCGTTTTGAACGCGTGGTCCGATAAGGAATCGCCGTTCtccgatgacatgccgggatcgGAGGCTGCCGGAAATGATGTCCAA GCCAGATTAGCACAAATAGACTTATTTTCAGAGAACGGAGGAATGAGAGAGGCTAGTGTGCTACGTTACAAAGAAAAACGACGCACACGTTTGTTCTCTAAAAAAATTAGATAtcaagttagaaaagtcaacgcTGACCGACGGCCCAGAATGAAG GGTCGGTTTGTGAAAAGCCCAAATTCACCAGAGAGAGAGCTAGGATGA